The DNA sequence AGCTACACGTTTGTTGCCACGGTCGAAGCGATCGTAGCCTGCGGGGCTGTTCCCGTCGTCACCGGGATCGATGAGACGCTGACGATGAGTCCGGACGACCTCGCAGCAAGGATCACCAAAAAGACAAAAGCAATCATCCCGGTGCGCGTCATGATGAACCAGGGGGAGATTGACGGAATCATTGCCGCCGTCCATGCGTGTCTCGAGGAGGACGGCATCAGAGCGAAGCCGGCCAGGGGAGGCCGAGTTTCAGCGTCAGATCTTTAAGTTCGTCGTGAATACTCCGATCCATGCGGAGCAGCACGACACTGTAGACCCCTCCGCCGAGGAGTACGGCTCCGAGGACAGTCAAGACGTTCGTCAGCGGGACGAACAGGGTATACAGGCCGATAACCCCGGCCATGACGAGGGTAGCCGCAACGATGTTTCCGACGGGGCGGCGTTCAACCCCGACCGGCATGACCCGTGAGAGGGCACGGTAGGCGAGACCTGCATTCAACACCATCGTGACGAGCGTGGCGACGGCAGCCCCGACGATCCCGAGCAGCGGTATGAAGGCGATATTTAAGCCGATGTTGACGACCGCAGCGACGGCCGTCACCCGGAAGGAGTCCTTCGGTCGGTCGAGGGCGTTCAGGGTCATCGTCTGGAGGAACATAAAGACGTTCGCCACCTGAACGACGAGCAGGATGGCGAGCGCCGGTGTCCCGGCGGCGAAGGATGCTCCGTAGAAGAAGTAGAGGAGCCGTTCGCCGAGCAGCCACCCCCCGGCGAGCACCGGGACGGCGAGGAGGAGCGAGTACGTGAACGCCCGGGTGAGCGAAGCGGCGATGGAGTCATGCTCTCCGTGCGACGCCCAGTGGCTCATCCGCGGAAAGAGCGTGATACGGAGCGCCATCGTGATGAAGGTTGCGATAGTGGTGAGCTGGAGAGCGACGCGGTAGATACCGACATCTGCGTCAGCCATGAAGTAGCCGATCAGGACGGTGTCAGCATAAGTGAAGACGAGATACCCGCTCGAGCTCAGAAATGTCCAGACTGAGAAGGAGAGAAGGCTTGAGAGGTGCCGCCACTCGAAGAGCGCCGGACGGAGATCGAGGAAGCGCAGGTTGAAGAGACCGGCCGCGAGCAGGCCGGCGACAAACCCGCCGACCAGCCCTGCAACCCCGAAACCGATGAAGACCGCGAGGACCTGCAGACCGATCCGGAGTACATTGTTGAAAAGCCCACTGAGCTGGTAGACCCCGACCTTTCCGCTCCCATAGACGCTGTAGGAGACCGTGCTCGTAAAGACACTGACAAAGAGAGCTGCAATCAGCCAGGAGAAGACTCCCGCCGAGGTGAGATCGACGAGAAACGGTTCGAGAAGCAGGAGCACTGCTACGGAGACGACAAGGAGAAGGATTCGCAGGACTCCGAAGGCCGAGAAGTACTCGTTCTGCTCCTTGCCCTCGCTGATCCGTTTTATGACGGCGCCGCCGAACCCTCCGTCCCCGACAAGGTCGAAGATGCCGAAGAAGGCGACGAAGATGAAGTACGCGCCGAGCACCGCCGGGCCGACCGCATGGGCAAAGTACATTGTCGAGAGGAAGCCCACAGCAGTGACTCCTATCGTCGAGCTGAAACTGATGAGGCTCTGCCGCTGGACGGTATCGATGCCCATGATCCGGGCGAGGTAGCGGGAGGGCTTGAACACAGATACAGGAGATGGACGCAGAACTGATAACTATTTCTAACGTCTGCAATTTCTACGGCACAGAAAGGGGAGGTATTCTGGTGCCGGGATAGCAGCGCCGCTGAAGGACGAGTTACCGTCCGTTCCGGCCGCACCCATCTCGGAAGATGGATATAATCGGCAACAGAATGAAACTGAGTTG is a window from the Methanoculleus taiwanensis genome containing:
- a CDS encoding aminotransferase class I/II-fold pyridoxal phosphate-dependent enzyme; translated protein: MPGYELIGEEELGAVRDVFERGSVLACFGDDEQRRGIYRVEEFEQAFSRKMGVRHALAVTSGTAALAVALKAFGVGSGDEVITQSYTFVATVEAIVACGAVPVVTGIDETLTMSPDDLAARITKKTKAIIPVRVMMNQGEIDGIIAAVHACLEEDGIRAKPARGGRVSASDL
- a CDS encoding flippase, whose protein sequence is MFKPSRYLARIMGIDTVQRQSLISFSSTIGVTAVGFLSTMYFAHAVGPAVLGAYFIFVAFFGIFDLVGDGGFGGAVIKRISEGKEQNEYFSAFGVLRILLLVVSVAVLLLLEPFLVDLTSAGVFSWLIAALFVSVFTSTVSYSVYGSGKVGVYQLSGLFNNVLRIGLQVLAVFIGFGVAGLVGGFVAGLLAAGLFNLRFLDLRPALFEWRHLSSLLSFSVWTFLSSSGYLVFTYADTVLIGYFMADADVGIYRVALQLTTIATFITMALRITLFPRMSHWASHGEHDSIAASLTRAFTYSLLLAVPVLAGGWLLGERLLYFFYGASFAAGTPALAILLVVQVANVFMFLQTMTLNALDRPKDSFRVTAVAAVVNIGLNIAFIPLLGIVGAAVATLVTMVLNAGLAYRALSRVMPVGVERRPVGNIVAATLVMAGVIGLYTLFVPLTNVLTVLGAVLLGGGVYSVVLLRMDRSIHDELKDLTLKLGLPWPASL